The stretch of DNA GACCTGATCGCGCGGGTACAAGCAAAGCAGCGTGACGAGACGGTCATCGCCCCGATCGGACCTTTTCCCATTGCAAGCCAGCGCGTGCTGAGCGTGACCGTCATGAAGCTGTTGGGTTTCGATTTCAACGCCGGGCGGCTGGACGAAAGCACCCACCCGTTCAGTGGCGGCGTTCCCGAGGATGTGCGATTGACAACGCGCTACCGCGAAGACGACTTCGCCCAAAGCCTGATGGGGGCGATCCACGAGACCGGCCACGCCCGCTTCGAGCAGAATCTGCCGCGCGCCTGGCTGGGCCAGCCTATCGGCATGGCGCGCTCGTACGGCATTCATGAAAGCCAGAGCCTGGCTTTCGAGATGCAGCTTGCGCGCAGCCGCGGCTTCGTGGGTCTGCTGGCGCCGCTGCTGGCTGCGCATTTTGGCGACCAGCCGGCGTTTGCGGCGGATAACCTGTTTCGGCTGTGGACGCGCGTCACACCGGGCTTGAGCCGCGTGGCAGCCGATGAAATGACCTACCCGGCGCACATCATCCTGCGCTATGAGATCGAACGCGCGCTGGTCGAAGGCGAGATCGAGGCGGAAGACATTCCGGCGCTGTGGGACGAAAAGATGCAAACTTTGCTCGGACTCGACACGCGCGGTAACTTCAAAGACGGCTGCATGCAGGACGTTCACTGGAGCGAAGGCGCGTTCGGCTATTTTCCCAGCTACACGCTCGGCGCGATGTATGCGGCACAGTGGTTTGCCGCGATGCGGCGCGCGGCGCCGGATCTCGATTCCCGAATCGCGGCGGGCGATCTGGTTCCGGTATTCGAGTGGCTTGACGACAACATCTGGTCACAAGCCAGCCGCTGGGACACGCCGGAACTGGTGCGTCGCGCCAGCGGTGAAACGCTCAATCCGGCGCATTTTCGCGCACATTTGGAGGCTCGTTATTTAATGGTTTGTTGAAAAGCTCAAAGCAGTCATCGCGAAGCGGCCTTAAGCCCCGGGGCTTGAAACCGGGGGAAGCAATCTCGCCTTCAGGTGCATCAAGAGCCTGGAGATTGCCCCGTCGCAAAAACGCTCCTCGCAATGACACGTCGTGGCTTTTCAACGTCGGGGTGCCCTGAATCGGATCGCGCACCCTATGATTGGAACAACGGCCGAACC from Burkholderiales bacterium encodes:
- a CDS encoding carboxypeptidase M32; translated protein: MTTTPAYTELCRIHSRLHRYNHLAAIVGWDRNAMMPPKGNEARAAATAELNTLMHRLRTDQRLAEWLRAAGQEALDDSARANLREMRRDWRNANAVPESLVEAKTLAGARCEHAWRSQRPGNDWRGFLDNFREVVRLAREEAQRLADDTGLTRYDALMDIYEPGVRAAEIDRIFADVKTWLPDLIARVQAKQRDETVIAPIGPFPIASQRVLSVTVMKLLGFDFNAGRLDESTHPFSGGVPEDVRLTTRYREDDFAQSLMGAIHETGHARFEQNLPRAWLGQPIGMARSYGIHESQSLAFEMQLARSRGFVGLLAPLLAAHFGDQPAFAADNLFRLWTRVTPGLSRVAADEMTYPAHIILRYEIERALVEGEIEAEDIPALWDEKMQTLLGLDTRGNFKDGCMQDVHWSEGAFGYFPSYTLGAMYAAQWFAAMRRAAPDLDSRIAAGDLVPVFEWLDDNIWSQASRWDTPELVRRASGETLNPAHFRAHLEARYLMVC